The following coding sequences lie in one Labrus bergylta chromosome 5, fLabBer1.1, whole genome shotgun sequence genomic window:
- the si:dkey-202e22.2 gene encoding netrin-4, which produces MCRSMHIVNKETRIQVFSMLKDRHQMLAALCWLFLVVTRSGAVSRCVDQACSPPIGNLAGGRTLFTLSGCCGNSSFHHPLCPQPPANLHLCSEHTHPSAHMTDNPFLYPDTWWASALGTTVQEKQDEIWLDLETQFCLSHVVLVFRSPRPAAMAIERSADFGKTWETFKLFAHNCSLEFGLLDDYSQPGSLCTSRYTSATPCSKGEVIIRTLDPISAKTLDLYSPGVLARITLTNLRIRLLKPQSCPYPLSPPAEQTSPAASALTSTSTAESSASAPYAIYTLLARGTCLCHGHAEQCEPQNSSKGKGQDSNMVSGRCLCTHNTAGDHCEECAPLYNDRPWRPANSSSGEPNPCQKCECHSHTDSCHFSQRVWISSGGTSGGVCDDCGHNTAGRRCQRCRHGYHRHPSLPLNSPHVCMRCWCDPQGTKPPHTGEQGPWCHPRSGQCHCKSGVGGTSCSQCLPGYWGFGEEGCKPCACSHSCDQTTGQCLDSYSNNQVFNVPIGGKVPALDHILTMEEEGQWSKDQAVSALHYTGKCSCKEKKLRSVSDLCKTKHDYVIKASVLSAHDKGSHAEVQVKVCKVLRLGHLALKFGTISIYPLSWTSRGCTCPILNPGMEYLLAGPEEAGTGRLLVTMQSVVVPWTPRLGLLLSESLRNGCP; this is translated from the exons ATGTGTCGCTCCATGCATAttgtaaacaaagaaacaaggaTACAAGTGTTTAGTATGCTGAAAGATCGACATCAGATGCTGGCCGCGCTCTGTTGGCTGTTTTTGGTTGTAACGAGGAGCGGAGCAG TTTCAAGATGTGTGGACCAGGCCTGTAGTCCACCTATAGGGAACCTGGCGGGTGGCAGGACTCTCTTCACCCTCTCAGGCTGCTGTGGGAACAGCTCCTTCCACCACCCCCTGTGCCCCCAACCCCCTGCTAACCTCCACCTCTGCTCTGAGCACACCCATCCATCTGCCCACATGACAGACAACCCTTTCCTGTATCCAGACACCTGGTGGGCATCAGCTTTAGGTACTACAGTGCAGGAGAAACAGGATGAGATCTGGTTGGACCTGGAAACACAGTTCTGTCTGTCCCACGTGGTATTGGTGTTCAGGTCCCCTCGGCCAGCTGCCATGGCCATTGAACGTTCAGCTGACTTTGGAAAGACCTGGGAAACTTTTAAGCTCTTTGCGCACAATTGCAGCTTGGAGTTTGGTTTGCTTGATGATTATTCTCAGCCAGGCTCTTTGTGTACATCTCGTTATACCAGTGCTACACCCTGCAGCAAGGGGGAG GTAATTATCCGGACACTAGACCCCATCAGTGCTAAAACGCTGGACCTTTACAGTCCAGGGGTACTAGCCCGAATCACCCTCACTAACCTCCGCATTAGACTGCTTAAACCTCAGAGCTGTCCTTATCCCCTAAGTCCCCCAGCAGAGCAGACCAGCCCAGCAGCTTCAGCTCTGACCTCCACATCCACCGCAGAGAGCTCGGCCTCAGCACCTTATGCTATTTATACTTTACTGGCAAGAGGGACCTGCCTGTGCCATGGGCATGCTGAGCAATGTGAACCACAGAACAGCAGCAAAGGAAAAGGACAAGACAGTAACATG GTGTCTGGTAGGTGTCTGTGCACTCACAACACAGCAGGGGATCACTGTGAGGAGTGTGCCCCGCTCTACAATGACCGTCCCTGGAGGCCTGCAAACAGCAGCAGTGGAGAACCAAACCCATGTCAGA AGTGCGAGTGCCACAGTCACACGGATAGCTGTCATTTCTCTCAGCGGGTGTGGATTTCCTCCGGGGGCACCAGTGGAGGGGTTTGTGATGACTGCGGACATAACACTGCTGGCCGCAGGTGCCAGCGCTGTCGCCACGGCTACCACCGACACCCATCTCTGCCTCTCAACTCTCCACATGTTTGCATGC GCTGCTGGTGTGATCCACAGGGCACAAAGCCTCctcatactggagaacagggaCCTTGGTGCCACCCTAGAAGTGGTCAGTGCCACTGTAAATCTGGGGTAGGGGGCACCAGCTGCAGCCAATGCCTGCCTGGTTATTGGGGTTTTGGAGAGGAGGGCTGTAAACCATGTGCCTGCTCTCATAGCTGTGATCAGACCACTGGGCAGTGTCTGGACAG CTACTCAAATAATCAGGTGTTCAATGTGCCCATCGGTGGAAAAGTCCCTGCTCTGGATCATATCCTCACAATGGAAGAAGAAGGGCAGTGGTCGAAGGATCAGGCAGTCTCTGCTCTACATTATACAG GGAAGTGTAGCTGTAAGGAGAAAAAGCTGAGAAGTGTGTCTGACCTCTGTAAGACCAAACATGATTATG TGATCAAGGCCAGTGTGCTGTCTGCTCACGACAAAGGCAGCCATGCAGAAGTGCAGGTCAAAGTCTGCAAGGTCCTTCGATTAGGCCATTTGGCTCTCAAGTTTGGGACCATCAGCATCTATCCTCTGTCTTGGACCAGCCGAGGCTGCACCTGTCCAATTTTAAACCCAG GTATGGAGTACCTGCTGGCAGGCCCAGAGGAGGCAGGGACAGGCCGACTGCTGGTCACCATGCAGAGTGTGGTGGTCCCATGGACACCTAGACTTGGTCTGCTTCTGTCAGAGAGCCTGAGGAATGGATGTCCATGA
- the chchd4a gene encoding mitochondrial intermembrane space import and assembly protein 40, with the protein MSYCRQEGKDRIIFVTKEDHETPSNAELIAEDPDDPYEEQGLILPNGDINWNCPCLGGMASGPCGSQFKEAFSCFHYSKEEVKGSECIDNFRNMQECMQRYPELYPQEEEKESSPQAESDSGSASAAPSESSTLTPETDSTPGPDNTLPTDNQTVS; encoded by the exons ATGTCTTACTGCAGGCAAGAGG GGAAAGATCGGATAATCTTTGTTACCAAGGAAGATCATGAGACACCTAGCAATGCTGAGCTCATTGCAGAGGACCCTGATGATCCTTATGAGGAACAGg GCCTGATCCTGCCAAATGGAGACATCAACTGGAACTGCCCGTGTCTGGGCGGCATGGCAAGTGGACCTTGTGGTTCTCAGTTCAAGGAGGCCTTTTCTTGCTTCCACTACAGTAAGGAAGAGGTGAAGGGCTCTGAGTGCATCGACAACTTCCGTAACATGCAAGAGTGCATGCAGAGGTACCCCGAGCTTTATCctcaggaggaagaaaaagaaagttctcCACAGGCAGAATCTGATTCTGGGTCTGCTTCTGCTGCCCCGTCTGAAAGTTCTACCTTAACCCCTGAAACTGACTCTACCCCAGGTCCTGACAACACGTTACCTACTGACAACCAGACTGTCAGCTAA